CTGCGCCTGCACCTTGCGCGCCCGCTGCAAAGTATCATGGTTTTTCTCAACCAGTTGGGCACAGGTTCCGCCAGCCAGCCGCCCAAACACAGCTTTATCACCGAACTGCACAACATATCGGCAGCGCTAGAAAATCTTGGAACCTACCTGTCGCTCGCCACCGTGCGCTCGCAAAAACTTGCCTCGGAGCACGACCATTTTCAAAAAATGTCGCTGGTGGACGGCCTCACCGGCGTGGGCAACCGCCGCGCCTTTGACGACAAGCTGCATTCCCTGTGGCTGCATGCCCTGCAAAGCGGCACGCCGCTGGCGCTTATCATGCTGGATGTGGATACCTTCAAACGCTACAATGACAGCCTGGGGCATCAGGCCGGGGATGAATGCCTGCGCCGCATTGCCGCCGCCATGAGCCGGGCGGCGCGCTCCACGGATGTTTGCGCGCGATATGGCGGGGAGGAGTTTGCCCTGCTGCTGCCCGGTGCGGATGTTGCGACAGCGCAGGCCGTGGCCGCCCGCGTGCATGCTGAGGTAGAACGGGAGCAGTTGCCCCACCCCAGCTCGCCCGTGGGTGACTTGGTGACTGTCAGCCTGGGAGTGAGCAGCCTTAGGCCGTTGGAGGAGCAGAAGGAAGAAAGCCAGATGCTGGTGCGGCAGACAGATTCCGCCCTCTATGCCGCCAAGGCCGCAGGCCGCAACCGCACCTGCGTTTACGGGCAGGAGTAATTTTTTCTACTCCTTCGTTAGGCAGCACTAAAGCAACTATTTAGATTTGTCCGAGTTTCTTATATTAAGGATTGAAAAATTTATATTCACAGTGAGTATGTCCAAAAAAAGCAGCATGTTGCAAACAACAAGCGCAATATAAATTGCATTATTTAATATGCATATTGTTTTTATTGTCAAAAACCACCGCAAATAAATCAAAAGAATGTAATTTATTTGATTAAAGAAAAGCAATAAAATAATTGTTACAATATTTAAAATTATGGATTTTTTGTATATTGCTATGACTTTATGAAATTCAGTTGTTAGCTCGCCATGATTTGATGTCCCATACAGCTTTCTCGCTAGTGGGGAAAAAATAATATATGTAAACGTCGAGACGTAAAAACCAAATACAATAGAGACGAACACAATAACATCTGACCGAATTAACGGGATAGAAAAATCACTATCAAGTGAAAATAGCACTATAAGCCAAAGTGCATATTTTATTTTCATGATGTAAGCTTATTAACTAACGCAGAAAAAACTAATTCATCTTCATAAAGGCCACGTTCATTCTTTTGTACATCCAAGCTTATTTTTTCAATAAACGTATCGACTTTAAAAACTTTTTCCAAATTGTCATCGCCGCGTCCAATACAAACAAGATTTGAAATTTCTTTCTTTTTTGCTAGGTTGAAAAAATCATTAACTCTTTTTTTGAATAATTTTAGTTTACTATACTTCAGTTCAACTGTGAAAGAATCTGCCCCCTCAGACCATTTAGGGTCAAATTGGGCATTGTCAGAGAACAATCCCACTTGGTCTTCCTTTTTTCTTGCAAAAAAAATTTTTTCTGCCTTAGAGATTTCTTCTACAAACGTTTCAACATCCTTATATATATTTGAAATCATCACATTTGCATCAGAATTGTTTAAAATTCTATCTTTTATTATAGACTCAAATAAACTTTTCTTATTTATATTAGATATGTATAAAATTTTACTTTTAAAATTATAGATGCCATAGGATTGAGAATTCCATTCGGCCTCGGCTTCTGTGCGAGAATTTGGTTGCTCAGAATTAAGCTCTCTATTGAATACTGTCGATGATAAAGGCAGAAAACGACCTTCGTAAAGACTCATAAATATATACTCATTTTGAAGACCAACATAAGTCTTCATACATTTCTGCTTGTCTACACTTGTCGTGGTTTTAATGCCTAAATCCACATTTGTTGACTCAATTGCCGTTTTTGTCAGCTCAACATTATCAAGATACAATTCAAAAGTTGAAAAAATTAATTTATTTTCCATGCTCTCCCCTCAAAATATTTATAATTTAATAATTACACACCTCCTAAATTATTACAAGCCACTTCTGTTACACTCCAAATGAAAACTGACTATTTTCGAATTCCTCGTCAGCGTAGCCAAAGACAAGCGTTTCTATCAGTCATGACTTAAGATTTTTTGATTGATAAAACATAAAATTCTAACCATACAAACTCTAAGCTCCCTTTTGAGCAGCGGGCTGCACCATGATGGCCCCGGCCTCCCTGCGGCGCAGGGCAATGGTTACTTCTGCGCAGCGCAAGGCCAATGGGTCGCGCAGGGGCGCATAGCCCACCACAGAAACAGGCATGCCCGAACCCAGCCCCATATCACGGATGCGCCGCGCAAGCTCGCCCCTGGCATTGATGCTGACAATACGCGCCACCTCGCCCACCTTGAGGGACGTGAGAGGAATGACTGAATCCATTGCGCCTCCGGGAGACCCTTTAAAAAACCTGCTTATTTAAAAATAACATTCAATTTCAATTTATCGATCATTCCCCCTGCCGTCAAGAAAATAGGCCTCCCCAATCGCGGTGAACGCGCCACACCCCAATTCGGCGCTGAACGCTCCAGCGCCCCACTCGACCATATGGCCCGACTCTGGCATGATGCCTTACAGCGGGAGGGCCGCTTGCCTCCACGCCCTTTCCGGCACACGTCAACAACGGACAAGCCATGAGCATCCTGAAAAAAGTTCTGGAACGGGGCCTCACCCCCTCCAACGTCATAAGCTATTTGTGTTTGCAGATCATGCGCGTAAACGGCGCGTTCTGGGGAACCCTGCGCCTGCGGCTCAAAGCCTTTGCATTGGGCGTGGAGGTGGGCGCTGGCGTGTCGGCACACGGGCCTGTGGGCTTGTTGCGCTGGCCGGGCAGCCGCATGAGCATTGGCGCTGGTGCAAGCCTCATTTCTTCCTGGCGGCGGGCCACGGCGGCCGCGCTGGCCCATCCCGTGCGTCTGCGCACCTTTGGCCCCGGAGCCAGCATTGAAATCGGCCCCGGCTGCCAGTTGAGCGGCACGTCCATCACCGCGCGCTCCAAGGTCATACGCCTTGGGCGTCAGGTCATGGTAGGCCCCAACTGTATTGTGGTGGATTCCGACTTTCACGCCCACTGGCCACCGGAAGCCCGCGCCACAGAACCCGGCATGGAAGGCGACCGCCCGGTAACCATTGGCGACTACGTGTGGATTGGCATGAACTGCCTTATCCTCAAGGGCGTAACCATTGGCGAGGGTGCCATCATCGGCGCTGGCAGCGTGGTCACGCGCGACGTGCCGCCCTTCTGCCTTGCCGCTGGCTCGCCCGCCCGCGTGCTGTGCTGCCTTAAGCCCGGCGAAAGCGCGCAGCCGCCCGTCACTGCGGAATAGGTCGCTGCACGGTGTCGGTGGGGGAATATATTACGGCGCTGCTGGCGTCGGAAAAGCTGGGTGCGCAGGTCACGTGCCACAAGCTCTTTCCGCCAGTGGAGCCATGCCACGCGCCCACGCGCCTGCCCTGGCCCGCTGCCATCAGCCGTGCCCTGGAGCAGCGCGGCATCCACGAGCTTTACAGCCATCAGGCGCTTGCCACAGACCACATCCGCGCCGGGCATTCCATTGTTGCGGCCACGCCCACGGCCAGCGGCAAAAGCCTTATCTACAACCTGCCTGTGCTCGACCGCTACCTGCGCGACCGTGACGCCCGCGCCCTGTATCTCTTCCCCCTCAAGGCTCTGGCGCAGGATCAGCTTGGCGCGTTCAACGCCCTGGTGGAAGGCTGGCCCAAGGAGGCCCGTCCCACAGCCGCCCTGTATGACGGCGACACCACCGACCATTTTCGCCGCAAAATCCGGCGCAATCCGCCCACGGTACTTATCAGCAATCCGGAGATGCTGCACCTCGGCATTCTGCCCCACCACGAACAGTGGGCGGAATTTCTGGCTGGCCTGAGCCATGTGGTTGTGGACGAAGCCCACACCTACCGGGGCGTGTTCGGGGCGCACATGGCCCAGGTGTTCCGGCGGCTCAACCGCATTGCCGGACGCTACGGCGCGCGGCCCGTCTATGTGCTGTGCACGGCCACCGTGGGCAATCCCGGCGAGCTGGCGGCTGCGCTGACCGGCACGGAGGCTCCCGCCGCGCCTGCCCTTGCCACAGGCCTGGATTCTCCGGCGCAGGCCCCGTCCTCCGCTCCTGCCGCCCGCAGAGCGGATGCGCCAGTGGTTATTGACCAGTCCGGCGCGCCGCAGGGGCCACGGCACTTTGTTTTTCTCAATCCGGAGCAAAGCCCCGCCACAGCCGCCATTGATCTGCTCAAGGCGGCGCTGGCCCGCAACCTGCGCACCATAGTCTACTGCCGCTCGCGGCGCATGACAGAACTCATCAGCCTGTGGGCCGGACAATCAGGGACTTTTTCCGAACGAATCTCCGCCTATCGCGCGGGCTTTCTACCAGAGGAAAGACGCGGCATCGAGGCCCGCATGGCCTCGGGCGAGTTGCTGGCCGTGGTCAGCACCAGCGCGCTGGAACTGGGCATAGACATTGGCGGGCTGGACGTGTGCATCCTTGTGGGCTACCCCGGCACGGTCATGGCCACCCTGCAACGCGGCGGGCGCGTAGGCCGCGCCCAACAGGAATCCGCCGTTATCGTGGTGGCGGGCGAGGATGCGCTGGATCAGTATTTTGCCCGCAATCCCGAAGATTTTTTCAGCCGCCCTGCGGAAAAAGCCGTGGTCAACCCGGACAACGAGGTCATTTTGACCCGTCATTTGGAGTGTGCGGCGGCAGAAATGCCCCTCACCCCCGGTGAAGCCATGCTGGCAAGCCCTGCTGCCCGCGCCGCCGCCCGCGCGCTCAACGCCAAGGGACTATTGCTGCAATCGGCGGACGGCACCCAACTGCTGGCCGCCCGCAAGCGGCCCCAGCGGCATGTGGATTTGCGCGGCACAGGCCAGACCTTCAGCATTGAAGATCAGGACGGCCAGATCATCGGCTCGGTGGATGGCTTTCGCGCATGGCAGGAGACGCACCCCGGCGCTGTTTACCTGCACCGGGGCCGCAGCTATGTGATTGAAGAGATGGACCCGGCCCGCGCCCGCATTGTGGCCAAGGCCGCCAAGGTCTCATGGTTTACGCGCACGCGCGGCCAAAAAAGCACGGATATCCTTGAAGAAGTCGAGCGTGTATCCCTGGGCCGCGTGCTTGTCTGCCGTGGCCGCCTGCGCATCACCGACACCGTGACCGGCTATGAAAAGCGCTCCACCTCGGGCAACCGCCTGCTCACCATCACGCCACTTGCCGCGCCGCCGCAGGTTTTTGAAACCGAGGGCCTGTGGTACATCATACCAGACAGCATCCGTGCCTCGCTGGAAGAACGTTTTCTGCACTACATGGGCTCCATCCACGCCCTTGAGCATGCTGCCATCGGCCTGCTGCCCCTACTCATCATGGCCGACCGCAACGACTTTGGCGGCATTTCCACCCCGCTGCATGCCCAGACCGGGCTGTCGGGAGTGTTCATTTATGACGGCCTCCCGGGTGGGGCGGGCCTGACGCGTCAAGCCTTTCCCGATGCGCGGGGCCTGCTGGAAGCGACCTTCAAGGCTGTTGCCGCCTGCCCCTGCGAGGACGGCTGCCCCTCCTGCGTGCATTCGCCCAAGTGCGGCTCCGGCAACAGGCCCATCAGCAAAATCGGCGCGCTGGAACTGCTGCGCGAAATGCTGGCCCCCGGCTCGGAAGGCGAGGCCCTGTGCCGCGATCTGCGCATCAGCCCCGCCCCAGAGAGGCTGGATATGGAATCTCTGGACGCAGCCTCTGCCCTGGCGGCAGCGCCCCGGCCTGCGGTTTCGGCCCTGGATTTCATCAATGAAGGCAGCCAGCCCGAAGCCGCGCACACTGCAATGGAGGAAGAATCCATGAGCAAAAAGCACTCCGCGCCGGACAACCAGAACAGCCTGTTCGGCGCTAATGGTCTTGCACAGTCCGGCTCCAGCGGCAGCGCCCCCACGCCTCAGAGGGAGGCCAGCAGCGCGCCGGACGCTCAAGGGACAAAGACCTTTGACGCCGCAGGCCTGTTGACGCACATTCCCGTGCCGCCGCCAAAAAATTTTGTGGTCTTTGACGTGGAAACCCGGCGTTCCGCCGCCGAGGTGGGCGGCTGGAACAGGGCCGACCGCATGGGCGTGAGCGTTGCCGTGGCCTACGACAGCAAGGCGGACGACTATTTCTCCTACCAGCAGGAGGAGCTGCCCGCATTGTTCGAGCGCCTGCACGCGAGCGACCTTGTGGTCGGCTTCAACAGCCTGCGCTT
This genomic window from Desulfovibrio sp. UIB00 contains:
- a CDS encoding diguanylate cyclase, whose protein sequence is MMIKRTGRAHGMGIRAYIALGLTVMALLFTASFFYFMSMAREVSVSGTRTYGLFMTLAESDKLTDSRNMARLRGAEAALAALPSLTAKPAEPETSAALAELSAAIAELATAQPVTDDMLLQLRRTATLAHEFENRLLMGFLLLGAGLALLFGLLRLHLARPLQSIMVFLNQLGTGSASQPPKHSFITELHNISAALENLGTYLSLATVRSQKLASEHDHFQKMSLVDGLTGVGNRRAFDDKLHSLWLHALQSGTPLALIMLDVDTFKRYNDSLGHQAGDECLRRIAAAMSRAARSTDVCARYGGEEFALLLPGADVATAQAVAARVHAEVEREQLPHPSSPVGDLVTVSLGVSSLRPLEEQKEESQMLVRQTDSALYAAKAAGRNRTCVYGQE
- a CDS encoding FeoA family protein, which gives rise to MDSVIPLTSLKVGEVARIVSINARGELARRIRDMGLGSGMPVSVVGYAPLRDPLALRCAEVTIALRRREAGAIMVQPAAQKGA
- a CDS encoding acyltransferase; protein product: MSILKKVLERGLTPSNVISYLCLQIMRVNGAFWGTLRLRLKAFALGVEVGAGVSAHGPVGLLRWPGSRMSIGAGASLISSWRRATAAALAHPVRLRTFGPGASIEIGPGCQLSGTSITARSKVIRLGRQVMVGPNCIVVDSDFHAHWPPEARATEPGMEGDRPVTIGDYVWIGMNCLILKGVTIGEGAIIGAGSVVTRDVPPFCLAAGSPARVLCCLKPGESAQPPVTAE
- a CDS encoding DEAD/DEAH box helicase; the protein is MSVGEYITALLASEKLGAQVTCHKLFPPVEPCHAPTRLPWPAAISRALEQRGIHELYSHQALATDHIRAGHSIVAATPTASGKSLIYNLPVLDRYLRDRDARALYLFPLKALAQDQLGAFNALVEGWPKEARPTAALYDGDTTDHFRRKIRRNPPTVLISNPEMLHLGILPHHEQWAEFLAGLSHVVVDEAHTYRGVFGAHMAQVFRRLNRIAGRYGARPVYVLCTATVGNPGELAAALTGTEAPAAPALATGLDSPAQAPSSAPAARRADAPVVIDQSGAPQGPRHFVFLNPEQSPATAAIDLLKAALARNLRTIVYCRSRRMTELISLWAGQSGTFSERISAYRAGFLPEERRGIEARMASGELLAVVSTSALELGIDIGGLDVCILVGYPGTVMATLQRGGRVGRAQQESAVIVVAGEDALDQYFARNPEDFFSRPAEKAVVNPDNEVILTRHLECAAAEMPLTPGEAMLASPAARAAARALNAKGLLLQSADGTQLLAARKRPQRHVDLRGTGQTFSIEDQDGQIIGSVDGFRAWQETHPGAVYLHRGRSYVIEEMDPARARIVAKAAKVSWFTRTRGQKSTDILEEVERVSLGRVLVCRGRLRITDTVTGYEKRSTSGNRLLTITPLAAPPQVFETEGLWYIIPDSIRASLEERFLHYMGSIHALEHAAIGLLPLLIMADRNDFGGISTPLHAQTGLSGVFIYDGLPGGAGLTRQAFPDARGLLEATFKAVAACPCEDGCPSCVHSPKCGSGNRPISKIGALELLREMLAPGSEGEALCRDLRISPAPERLDMESLDAASALAAAPRPAVSALDFINEGSQPEAAHTAMEEESMSKKHSAPDNQNSLFGANGLAQSGSSGSAPTPQREASSAPDAQGTKTFDAAGLLTHIPVPPPKNFVVFDVETRRSAAEVGGWNRADRMGVSVAVAYDSKADDYFSYQQEELPALFERLHASDLVVGFNSLRFDYAVLSPFAPFDLRTLPSLDLLQRVYERLNYRLPLDNLGQATLGEPKSADGLQALQWWKEGRLEDIATYCRKDVDITRRLYLHGLEQGFLLFSNKAGSRVRVPVDFHRR